A stretch of Flexivirga aerilata DNA encodes these proteins:
- a CDS encoding fucose isomerase — MTTYDLPTVRPEAVAAPGEVWTVASGDLRLSANQTCWPVQEQLEKDLGAAVTALGHTVRRGHRFDPDKGHGFIDSQRAGIDIFKQIPPDAPLIVAEGVWQYSHHVLAGLRSHRGPILVVANWSGEFPGLVGLLGLSGSLTKAGVAHSVLWSKDFTDEWARDGLRTWLETGKLTHDTSHVRDLGAQPDSPERELGRALARQLQTDKAIAGVFDEGCMGMYNAIFDDELINPLGIYKERLSQSALVAEMRQVTDREAKAVHQWLLDRGMTFHLGEDEATELTEAQLLSQYKMYVAALRIADDFGLDAVGIQYQQGLKDTVAASDLAEGLLNNVERPPAYSRDGERELYAGKALPHFNEVDWGVAVDALATNRVWTAMGLDPATTLHDVRWGEEYDGRFVWVMEISGSVPAAHNGGYDKSYSMRQPPMYFPLGGGTLSGVSKPGEIVWSRVFIMDGVLHADLGRASAIALPEKETQRRLDATTPAWPIMHAVLHGVTRDQFMARHKANHLNVAYAPDAGAADRALAAKAAMFDALGIAVHLVGDAG, encoded by the coding sequence ATGACGACCTACGACCTCCCGACCGTCCGACCGGAAGCCGTCGCGGCGCCGGGGGAGGTCTGGACCGTCGCGAGCGGCGACCTGCGGCTGTCGGCCAACCAGACGTGCTGGCCGGTGCAGGAGCAGCTGGAGAAGGATCTGGGCGCGGCGGTCACCGCGCTCGGGCACACGGTGCGTCGCGGCCATCGGTTCGATCCGGACAAGGGGCACGGTTTCATCGACAGCCAGCGCGCCGGCATCGACATCTTCAAGCAGATCCCGCCGGACGCCCCGCTGATCGTCGCCGAGGGCGTCTGGCAGTACTCCCATCACGTGCTCGCCGGTCTGCGATCGCACCGCGGGCCGATCCTGGTCGTCGCCAACTGGAGCGGTGAATTCCCAGGATTGGTAGGCCTGCTCGGTCTTTCGGGGAGTCTCACCAAGGCCGGTGTCGCGCACTCCGTGCTGTGGAGCAAGGACTTCACCGACGAGTGGGCACGCGACGGTCTGCGCACCTGGCTGGAGACCGGCAAGCTGACCCACGACACCAGCCACGTGCGCGACCTCGGTGCCCAACCGGACAGTCCAGAGCGGGAGCTGGGTCGCGCGTTGGCCCGGCAACTGCAGACCGACAAGGCCATCGCCGGCGTCTTCGACGAGGGCTGCATGGGCATGTACAACGCGATCTTCGACGACGAGCTGATCAATCCGCTCGGCATCTACAAGGAGCGGCTGTCGCAGAGCGCGTTGGTCGCCGAGATGCGACAGGTGACCGACCGCGAGGCGAAGGCCGTGCACCAGTGGCTGCTCGATCGCGGGATGACGTTCCACCTCGGTGAGGACGAGGCCACCGAGCTCACCGAGGCGCAACTGCTCAGCCAGTACAAGATGTATGTCGCGGCGCTCCGCATCGCCGACGACTTCGGCCTCGACGCGGTCGGCATCCAATATCAGCAAGGCCTCAAGGACACCGTGGCCGCGAGCGACCTCGCCGAAGGTCTGCTCAACAACGTCGAGCGGCCCCCGGCATACAGCAGGGACGGTGAGCGCGAGCTCTACGCCGGCAAGGCGCTCCCGCACTTCAACGAGGTCGACTGGGGCGTCGCCGTCGACGCACTGGCGACCAACCGGGTCTGGACCGCGATGGGCCTCGACCCGGCGACGACGCTGCACGACGTGCGCTGGGGTGAGGAGTATGACGGGAGATTCGTCTGGGTGATGGAGATCTCCGGCTCGGTCCCGGCCGCGCATAACGGCGGCTACGACAAGTCCTACTCGATGCGCCAGCCCCCGATGTACTTCCCGCTCGGCGGCGGCACGCTGAGCGGAGTCTCGAAGCCGGGGGAGATCGTGTGGTCCAGGGTCTTCATCATGGACGGCGTGTTGCACGCGGATCTCGGCCGGGCGAGCGCGATCGCGTTGCCGGAGAAGGAAACCCAGCGCCGGCTGGACGCAACAACACCGGCCTGGCCGATCATGCACGCGGTGCTGCACGGGGTGACCCGCGACCAGTTCATGGCCCGTCACAAGGCCAACCACCTCAACGTCGCCTACGCGCCGGACGCCGGCGCCGCCGACCGGGCGCTGGCCGCGAAGGCGGCGATGTTCGACGCGCTGGGCATCGCGGTGCACCTGGTGGGTGACGCCGGCTGA